A region from the Lutra lutra chromosome 1, mLutLut1.2, whole genome shotgun sequence genome encodes:
- the LOC125095877 gene encoding glycerol kinase-like, producing the protein MAAAKKAVLGPLVGAVDQGTSSTRFLVFNSKTAELLSHHQVEIKQEFPREGWVEQDPKEILQSVYECIEKTCEKLGQLNIDISNIKAIGVSNQRETTVVWDKLTGEPLYNAVVWLDLRTQSTVENLSKRIPGNNNFVKSKTGLPLSTYFSAVKLRWLLDNVRKVQRAVEEDRALFGTIDSWLIWSLTGGANGGVHCTDVTNASRTMLFNIHSLEWDKELCEFFEIPMKILPNVRSSSEIYGLMKISHSLKAGALEGVPISGCLGDQSAALVGQMCFQDGQAKNTYGTGCFLLCNTGRKCVFSEHGLLTTVAYKFGRDKPVYYALEGSVAIAGAVIRWLRDNLGIIKTSEEIEKLAKVVGTSYGCYFVPAFSGLYAPYWEPSARGIICGLTQFTNKCHIAFAALEAVCFQTREILDAMNRDCGIPLSHLQVDGGMTNNKILMQLQADILYIPVVKPSMPETTALGAAMAAGAAEGVGVWSLEPEDLSAVTMERFEPQIKAEESEIRYSTWKKAVMKSVGWVTTQSSESGIP; encoded by the exons ATGGCAGCCGCGAAGAAAGCAGTTTTGGGGCCACTGGTGGGGGCAGTGGACCAGGGCACCAGCTCAACGCGCTTTTTGGTTTTCAATTCAAAAACAGCCGAACTACTTAGTCATCATCAAGTGGAAATAAAACAAGAGTTTCCAAGAGAAGGATGGGTGGAACAAGATCCTAAGGAAATTCTGCAGTCTGTCTATGAGTGTATAGAGAAAACATGTGAGAAACTTGGACAGCTCAATATTGATATTTCCAACATAAAAGCTATTGGTGTCAGTAACCAGAGGGAAACCACTGTAGTCTGGGACAAGTTAACCGGAGAGCCTCTCTACAATGCTGTGGTGTGGCTTGACCTAAGAACCCAGTCTACCGTTGAGAATCTTAGTAAAAGAATTCCAGGAAATAATAACTTTGTCAAGTCCAAGACAGGCCTTCCACTTAGCACTTACTTCAGTGCAGTGAAACTTCGGTGGCTCCTTGACAATGTGAGAAAAGTTCAAAGGGCTGTTGAAGAAGATAGAGCTCTTTTTGGGACCATTGATTCATGGCTTATTTGGAGTTTGACAGGAGGGGCCAATGGAGGTGTCCACTGTACGGATGTAACAAATGCAAGTAGGACAATGCTTTTCAACATTCACTCTCTGGAATGGGATAAAGAGCTCTGCGAATTTTTTGAAATTCCGATGAAGATTCTTCCAAATGTCCGGAGTTCTTCTGAGATCTATGGCCTAATGAAAATCTCTCATAGCCTGAAAGCTGGGGCCTTGGAAGGTGTGCCAATATCTGGGTGTTTGGGGGACCAGTCTGCTGCATTGGTGGGACAAATGTGCTTCCAGGATGGTCAAGCCAAAAATACGTATGGAACAGGCTGTTTCTTACTATGTAATACAGGCCGCAAGTGTGTGTTTTCTGAGCATGGCCTTCTGACCACAGTGGCTTATAAGTTTGGCAGAGACAAACCAGTATATTATGCCTTGGAAGGTTCTGTAGCTATAGCTGGTGCTGTTATTCGCTGGCTAAGAGACAATCTTGGAATTATAAAGACCTCAGAGGAAATCGAAAAACTTGCTAAAGTAGTAGGTACCTCTTACGGCTGCTACTTCGTCCCCGCGTTTTCGGGGTTGTATGCACCTTactgggagcccagtgcaagaGGGATCATCTGTGGGCTTACTCAGTTCACCAATAAATGCCatattgcttttgctgcattagAAGCTGTTTGTTTCCAAACCCGGGAGATTTTGGATGCCATGAACCGCGACTGTGGAATTCCACTCAGTCATTTGCAGGTAGACGGAGGAATGACCAACAACAAAATTCTTATGCAGCTTCAGGCAGACATTCTGTATATCCCAGTAGTGAAGCCTTCAATGCCAGAAACAACTGCCCTGGGAGCGGCCATGGCGGCGGGGGCCGCGGAAGGAGTTGGCGTTTGGAGTCTCGAACCAGAGGATCTGTCAGCGGTCACAATGGAGCGGTTTGAACCACAGATCAAGGCTGAAGAAAGTGAAATTCGTTACTCTACATGGAAGAAAGCTGTGATGAAGTCAGTGGGCTGGGTTACAACTCAGTCTTCAGAAAGTG GT